The Thermoanaerobaculales bacterium sequence GCTTCACAACGATCCTCTGAAGGCGCTCCCCGAGGGAGCCACCTGTGGCGATTTCAGGTCTCAACCACTTCTTCAACCGCGACCTCGCTCTGAAATCGCCAAAGATGGGACGCCCGCACGACGCCCTCGCCTCGTGCTCCCCTCGTCTCCCGGGCACGGAGACGGGCACGGGCAAGGAGACGGGTTGATGTCTCTCGATTGCGGCCGTCCACGCATCCCCCCGCTCCCGGCGATCTCGCTTCGCCCCAGGTCCGATAAGATGGCTCCGTGAGGTTCCCCCGCCTGCTGGTCACCACCCTCTACATCGGCTATCTGGTGCAGGTCGGGCTGCTGATGGTGGTGCTGCCGTGGTCGACCCTGTGGCCTCTGCTCATGACCCGGCTCCCCCCGACCGCCGCCTGGCTGCTGGACGCGCCCGCCGTGCGCGGCGCCCTGGCCGGCTTCGGGCTCCTGCACCTGCTCCTGGTGGTGGCGGAGGTGGTGCACGCCGGCGCTCGCGACGTCCGGCAGCGCGACCCCCGCGCCTCCTCCGCCGCGCCGGCCTCGAAGGGCCCTGGCGGAGCGTCGCCGACCTGATCCGCGGTACGGTGGGGGCCCGGCACGCCGAGCCTGGGGGCCGCATCTCGCCCCCGCAGCCGCTGCGCCGGCCCGACGGATCGCCCGCCGGCCCGGCTTGACGGTGCCGGCGGTCCCGCGTAGGCTCGCTGCTCGGCGACCGCCGCTGCCGGCCCGCCGCCGCCACCCGATGAGAAGCGCTCTGCCGTGGGTCACCGCCGCCCTCGTGGTCGTCCTCGACCGCGTCACCAAGATGCTGGTCGTGGATCATCTGACCGTCGGCAGCTGGACCCCGGTGGTCCCGGGCCTGGCGCTGACCCGCGTCCACAACACGGGCATCGCCTTCAGCCTGTTCAGCGACGGCAGCTGGCTGTCGCGCGTGCTGCTGCACGCCGTCATCCTGACCGCAGTCGTGCTGATCGCCTGGATGGCGAGACGGCACGGCCACCACCGTCTGCTCGCCGGCTTCGCCTTCGGGCTGATCCTGGGGGGCGCTGCCGGCAACCTGATCGACCGCGTCCTCTACGGTTGGGTCATCGACTTCCTGCACCTCTGGCTCCGGCTCGGCGACCGGACCTGGTCGTGGCCCGACTTCAACGTCGCCGACGCCGCCATCACGGTCGGCGCGATCCTGCTCATCCTCAACGAGCTCCTGGCCGGGCGCGGCCAGCCGTCACATGCACCCGATCCTTCTTGACCTCGGCTTCTTCCAGGTGCCGAGCTACGGCGTCCTGGTCGCCCTCGGCGTGATCGCGGGCCTGCTCACCTTGAAGCGGCGGGCCGACCGCGCCGGGCTCGACGGCGCCCGGCTGGTGGATGTCGGCCTCTGGCTCGTCATCTGGGCGCTGGTCGGCGCCAAGGGGCTGTTGGTGCTCGTCGAGCTGCCGCGCTACCTGCGCGACCCGGGCGAGCTGGTCGGCCTGGTGCGGGCCGGTGGAGTCTTCCTCGGCGGCTTCGCCGCGGCCGTGGCCGCGGGCGTCGTGCTGTTCCGCCGCTACCACCTCCCGGTCCTCGCCACGATGGACGTCTTCGTGCCCTCGGTCGCCCTGGGGCAGGCCATCGGCAGGGTCGGGTGCCTGATGGCCGGCTGCTGCTGGGGCAGCCGCTGCGACCTGCCGTGGGCGATCACCTACACCGACCCGGCCGCCGCCGCCAACGTCGGCACGCCGCTGCACGTTCCCCTCCACCCCTACCCCGCCTACGAGGCGCTCTTCAACTTCGCCCTGTTCGTCGGGCTCGAGGCGCTGCACCGCCGGCGGCCGGCGCCCGGACGCGTGTTCGCGGCCTACCTCCTGACCTACGGCGCCGGTCGGTTCGCGCTCGAGTGGGCGCGGGGGGACGCCGCGCGCGGCTTCGTGCTGTCGGGGGCCCTTTCGACCAGCCAGCTGATCTCGCTCGGGCTGGTCGTGCTCGGCACGGCACTGCTCGTCCGGCTGCCGCGCCGCACACCGCCGTGAGCCCGCTCCACCGCTTCTCCGTGCCCGACCGCCTCGCCGGAGAGCGCCTCGACCGCTGCGTCGCCGAGCTCCACGGCCAGTGGTCGCGGTCGCGCGTCCGCCGTCTGCTCGATGACGGTCGCGTGCTGGTCAACGACCAGCCCGCAAAGCCGGCCACGATCGTCGCGGCCGGCGATCGGATCGAGGTCGACGAGCCGCCGCTGCAGCCGCTCGGCCTCGCCGCCGAGGACATCCCGCTCGTGATCCTCCACGAGGACGAGGCGCTGCTGGTGCTCGACAAGCCGCCCGGGCTCGTCATCCACCCGGCCACCGGGAACCGGTCCGGCACCCTGGTCAACGCCCTGCTCCGGCACTGCAGCACGCTGTCCGGAATCGGCGGGGTCGAGCGACCCGGGATCGTGCATCGCCTCGACAAGGACACCTCCGGCCTGATGGTCGTCGCGAAAACCGAGCGCGCCCACCTCTCGCTGTCGCTCGCCTTCCGCCGGCGGGAGGTCGAGAAGCGCTACCTGGCGGTCTGCTTCGGCGCTCCCGCCGAGCCCGCGGGGGTGATCGAGGGCGCCGTCGGCCGCCACCCCACCGAGCGCAAGCGGATGGCCGTGGTCGAGTCCGGCCGCCCCGCCCGGACCCTCTACACGGTCATCGAACGCCTGTCCGGCACCAGCCTCGTCGAGTGCCGGCCGGTCACCGGCCGCACCCACCAGATCCGGGTCCACCTGGCGCACATCGGGCACGCGCTGGTCGGCGACCAGACGTACGCCGGTCGCCAGTGGCGCAACCTCGAGGACCCCCGCCAGCGCGCCGCATGCCGCGACTTCCCGCGCCAGGCCCTCCACGCCTGGCGGCTCGCCTTCCTCCACCCGGTCACCGGGGAGCGGCACGAGTTCGAGGCCCCACCGCCGGCGGACTTCCTCCTCCTGGTGGAGGCTCTGCGGCCGGGCCGCTGAGCACCCGCGGTCGGCTATCATGGGCGGCGGCGGAACATCAAGATCCAGCGGTGGACAACGATGCAGCGGATCGCGAGCACCCAGGACATCCCGGCCGGCGGCCTGCGGTTCAGCTACCGCGAGGGGCCGTTCGACGAAGAGGGCATCCTGCTCGTGACCGCCGACGGCGGCGTGCGCGCCTTCAAGAACCAGTGCCGGCACCTGCCGACCCCGCTCGACCACGCCGATCCCGGAGAGCTGTGGGATCGGGACCAGCGCCACCTGCTCTGCAGCTCGCACGGCGCCCGCTACCGACCGGGCGACGGGCTGTGCGTCGCCGGTCCGTGCGCCGGCTCCCACCTCAAGGCCCTCCCGATCGTCCTCCGCGACGGCGAGGTCTTCCTCGACACCGCGAAGCTGGGCGGGTTCTTTGCGGTGTAGGCGGGGTCCCTCCACCCCCGCCCGATTCCGCCTCCGCTTCCGCGCCCGGCTTCTCAGTCGAAGACCCTGTTGAACGGGTCGACCTGGGGAGCTTTCCGCCTCGTACTTGCCGCAGCTCGCTGCAGTCACGACGGGAGTCCTCGGCCGACGGGATCGCGTCCGGACGCGGAAGCGGGCGCGGGCGCGGACGCCGTTCAGCTCGTCGTGGCCTCGCGGCGCCTACATCCCCCGCACGAACGCGTCCATCTTGGCGAAGGCCTCGGCGATCTCCTCCACCCACCACAGCATCGGCTGGTAGGTGGTGATCGGGTAGCGGAGGTCCTTGGCCAGGTCCGGGTCGAAGCGGCGGATCTCGACTGCCCCGCTCAGCGCGTGCTCGAGCTCGCCGTAGCTCGACAGCAGCCCCGCGCCGTAGGCCCGCACCTCGCCACCGGTGCGCAGCAGCCCGTACTCGATCGTGAACCAGTAGAGCGTGGCGAGCTGCTCGATCTGGCGATCGTCGGCGCGCTCGGAGCCCTCGCCGATCTTCTGGGACAGGTCGGCGAACTCCGGGATGGCCAGCATCGGCGCGTGGCCCATCAGCTCGTGCACGAGGTCCGGCTCCGGCGTGTAGAGCGGCTGGCTCGAGTGCCGGATGTACTGGGTGGCGCAGAAGACCCGGCGCGCCAGCTTGCCCAGGAACTGGCGCGGCGAGACGAGCCCCGCCACCGGCTGCAGCCGGAAGCCGGTCCGCTCGGTGAGGAAACGGCTGACCTCCGGCAGCTGCGGAATGGCGTCGGCGCGGTAGCCCAGGGCGTCGATCACCTGGTTGAACTCGGCGCAGGCGTGCGTCGGGTAGAGAGCGGTCAGCCGCTTGAACACGGTGGCCCAGGTCGCGCGCTCGCCGTCGCTGTAGGCGACCTCCTGCGCCTCGCCATTACCGTCGATGGGGGGAGCGAGCCGCGCGATCTGGTCGCGCCGCCGCCGATACTCAGGGTCATGAAAACCGGGATGGTCGGCCTCGAGGCTGACGACGTAGTCCTGCATGGCGTCCTCGTTGCGACTCAGTCTGGTTTGCACTATGACATGAATCCCCCGAGCGCTGCAAGGACGCGATGCCGAAGCAGCATCTGGGAGACAGGAGACAGGATCCAGAGTCGAGTCCTCCCGTCTCCGCCTCTGAATGGACGGTCCTCATCGCAGGAGGTGGTGCAGGCACGGGTACGGAGACGGGCACGGGCACGCAAACGGGTGAGTGGGCGACCCCGAACCCCGGAACCTGAACCCCAGACCCTAGATCCCAGACCCTAGATCCTATTCTTGGATTCCCCGTTAATCTCTCCCATGGAGGCCCGTTTCGTTGACTGAGGACCGACCGCAGGAGGACCGAGTGGAGGCAGCGCTCGCCAGATCCCAACCGTCGCCGCCCGGCCAGTGGCTCGAGCCGATCTACCGGCGTCACGCCGCGGCCGTGATGCACACCGCGTACCGCATCACCGGCAGCGCCGCCGACGCCGAGGACGTGCTGCAGACCGTGTTCGTGCGTCTCGCCCGGCGAGCCGATCCGCCCGACCTGGACCGGGGCGCCGCCGCCTACCTGCGCCGGGCCGCCACCAACGCTGCGCTCGACCTCGTCCGGTCGCGGTCGGTCCGCACCGCAACCGCGCTCGAGTCCGCGCCGGCGGCGGCCGCCGCCGACCCGGCGCCCGGCCCCGACCGCCTCCACCATGGTCACGAGCTCGGGCGCCGGCTGCGCCGGGCGATCGCCGGGCTGAGCCGGCGCCACGCCGAGATCTTCGTCCTGCGCTACCTCGAGGGCCTCGACAACCCGGCCATCGCCGCGCTCTTCGACACCACCCCGGCCTCGATCGCCGTGACCCTGCACCGAACCCGCGAGCGGCTGGCGGATGAGCTCGCGCCGTACCTCGGAGGATCTCCATGACCGACCGTCACGACGATCTCGAGCGGCTCGACCAGGCCACCGCGGCGATCCGATCCGACCGGCTCGACGACGGCGTGGTCGATGCCGCCACCGAGCGGGTCTGGCAGCGGATCTCGACCGACCTCGAGCGCCCCATCCAGGGCTGCGCGGACTACCAGCTGTTGATTCCCGCGCTGGTCGCCGGCCGCTTGCCGGCGGCGCGCGCCCTGCTGGTCGAGGACCACACTCGCGCCTGCATCGCCTGCCGCCGGGCCCTGATCGCCCGGCGCAGCGCTGCGCTCGGCCCGGTCGCCGAACCGGCCCCCCCGGCTCGACGCGGGCTGCCCCGCCGGGCGCTGATCGCAGCCGCGGCGATCGCGGCCATCGGCCTGATCGCGCTCGCCGCCGGGACCGTCGGCAACCTGGTGGCCGGGCGCAGCCTGACCGCGACCGTGGACTCAGACGGCGGCGCTCTGCAGCGCATCGACGCGGACCTCACGCTGCCGCTCGACCGGGGTGCGGTGGTGCGCGCCCGACAGCTGCTGCGCACCGGCCGCGACGCCTCCGCCCAGCTCCGCCTCGGCGATGGGTCGCTGGTCGAGGTCGCCCCCCGCAGCGAGCTCGAGCTCCGCGCCGGCCTCCGTGGCGCGACCGTCGAGCTGCGGCGCGGCAACATCATCGTCCACGCCGCCGACCAGGGCGCCGGCCGGCTCACCGTCGCCACCGCAGACTGCCTGGTCGCGGTCCGCGGCACGATCTTCGCGGTCGACCACGGCCTCAAGGGCTCCCGCGTCTCGGTCATCGAGGGCGAGGTCGAGGTCCGTCGCGGCGGCCGCCGCGATGTCCTCGCTCCCGGGGATCAGATCACGACCAGCCAGCGTCTCGAGCCGGTGGCGATCGCCGATCAGGTCGCCTGGAGCGCGCACGCCGAGGAGCATGCGGCGCTGCTCCGCGAGCTGTACCGCCTCCAGCGCGACGTGGCGGACGCGATCGCGCCGCGCGCACCGCGGACCTCGTCCCGGCTTCTCGACCTCGTGCCCGGCGACACGGCGCTGTACCTCGCGCTCCCCAACCTGGCGGACGGCCTGGACCAGGCCCGCACCGTCCTCGAGCAGCGCCTCGCCGCCAGCCCGGCGCTGCAGGGCTGGTGGCAGGACCGGATGGTCGCCACCGGCGCCGACCGCGAGATCTTCGCCGTCCTGGACCGGCTGCAGCCGCTCGGCGAGCCGATCGGCGACGAGGTGGTGGTGGCCCTGTCCGAGCGCGGCTTCGGCCCCGGCGCCGGTCCGCTGGCGCTGGCCGTGCTGGACGACCCGGCAGCGTTCAACGCGCTCCTGCGCGATGAGCTGGCGCGGGCCAACGCGGCCGCCGGCCGGCCCGTGCTCGAGCTGGTCGACGAGCCGTCGGACCACCCGCCGTCCACCGCCGGCCTCCTGGTCTGGGTCGACGATGATCTGGTCGTGGCCGCGCCCCGGGTCGAGCAGCTGCGCGCGGTCGCCGACCGGGTCAAGGGGTCCGGCGGGAGCGGGTTCGCGGGCAGCGAGCTCGGCGAGCGGCTGGCCGAGGCCTACCGGGAGGGCGTGACGTGGGTCTTCGGCCTCGACCTCCGCGTCCTCGCCGCCGCCGGCGCGGCCGGCCCGGACGACGCCGGAGCCGTGTTGATGGAGCAGCTCGGCCTCGCCGACGCGACCACCCTGGTGGTGAGCTCGTCGCGCGACCGGGAGCGCCGCGCGATCCGCGCCGCCGTCGACTTCGACCGCCCCCGGCGCGGCATCGCCGGCTGGCTCGCCGATCCCGGACCGATCGGCAGCCTCGACTTCGTGTCGCCCGGCGCGGGCTTCGCGGCGGCGGCCGTGTCGAAGGACGCCGTGGTGATCTTCGACGAGCTGCTGGCCGCCCTCAGCGGCATTGAACCGGAGGTGGCGGGCGAGCTCGCCCGACTCGAGCAGGAGGTCGGGATCGACCTGCGCGCCGATCTTGCCGCCCCGCTCGGCGGCGAGGCGGCCTTCGCCCTCGACGGGCCGGTCGTCCCGATCCCCTCGTGGAAGCTGATCGTCGAGGTCTACGACCCGGAGGCCCTGCTCCACACCATCGAGCGAGTCGTCGCCGCGGCCAACCGCCAGCTCGCCGCCCACGGCCGTCCCGGGCTCGAGCTCGGCGAGACCGAGATCGGGGGGCGCCGGTACCACATCCTGCGCCGCCCACCCGACCCGGTCGAGCTGGCGTTCGTCGTCGTCGACGGCTACCTGGTGGCGGCCCCCGACGCGGCGCTGATCGAGCACGCCCTGCAGTACCGCGCCTCCGGCGTCACCCTGCCGCGCAGCCTGGCCTTCCAGGAGCTGCTCCCGAGCGACGGCAACGCCGACTGCTCCGCCGTGGTCTGGCGCAACCTGGGCACCCTGATCGAGTCGATCCCGGACGCTGCCCTCGGCCAGCTTCCGCCCGAGGCCAGGGTCGCGATCGAGAGCAGCGGCGGGCCCGGCCTGATGTGCGTCTACGGCAGCAGCGACCGGATCCTGGCGACCGCAGGCGGCGACGATCTGCTGAGCGGGCTGCCGCTGCTCGGCGTCGGCCGGCTGCTCGGCGGCGGCCCCCGACCGCACGGCGAGCCCTCGGAACCGCTATCATCACCGGGATGACCGCCACCACACCGGCCGCGCCAGCCGTTGTCGAGCTGGACGGGCTCTCCGTCCGGCTCGGCGGCCGCCCGGTGCTGACCGAGCTCCGGGCGTCACTCGGTGGCCACGCCATCGGGCTCCTCGGCCCGAACGGCGCCGGCAAGACCACCCTGCTGCGCACCCTGCTCGACTTCTTCCGCCCCTGCGCCGGCAGCGCCCGCGTCCTCGGCCAGCCGATCACCGGCGACGGCAAGGAGCTGCGGTCGCGAATCGGCTACATGCCCGAAAGCGATGCTTTCATCGCCGGTCAGACCGCGGTCCGCTTCGTCCGCCTGATGGGCGAGCTCAGCGGGCTTCCCCCCCGAGCCGCGCTCGAGCGGGCGCACGAGGCGCTGTTCTACGTCGGCCTCGGCGAGGCCCGCTACCGCAAGGTCGGCACCTTCTCGACCGGCATGAAGCAGATGGTCAAGCTCGCCCAGGCACTGGTCCACGGCCCCCGGCTGCTGATGCTGGACGAGCCGACCAACGGCCTCGACCCGCCGGCACGGGCGCGCATGCTCGAGCTGATCCGCGACATCAGGGACCGTGGCGAGACCCACGTCCTGCTGTCGTCGCATCTGCTCGCCGACGTCGAGTCGGTGTGCGACGAGGTGCTGATCCTCAAGCAGGGCCGGGTCGCCGCCTGCTGCAGCCTCGCCGAGCAGCGGCGTGCGAACCGGTCGTTCGTCGAGCTCGAGCTGGCCCAGCCCGCGGCCGGCTTCGCCGACGGCCTCGCCGCGCTGGGCTGCGAGGTGGCCCTCGCCGGAGACCGCCGGCTCAAGCTGGTGATGCCCGCATCGGTGACCGTCCGCGACCTGTTCGAGGTCGCCGCCCGGCGCCGGGCCGCCATCCGGCGGCTGGACTGCAAGCGCGACTCGCTGCAGGACATCTTCCTGCGCGCCATGGAGGACGACCATGGCGGTCTATGAGCGCACGTGGCGACCGTACGCCGGAGCGGTCACGCCGGTGCGCAGCCGCTTCCTGGTCGTCACCCGGTACGCGCTGGCGCAGGCGTTTTCATCGCGGCTGTTCACCGCCTTCTACGCCGCCTGCTTCTTGCCGTCGCTGCTCGGCCTGTTCCTGATCTACCTCAGCCACAACCTGGGCCTGCTCGAGCAGCTCGGACTGACCCGCGAGCTGATGGGCGGCCTGACCCTCACCTTCTTCCGGATCCTGTTCCTGTGGCAGGCCGTGCCGGCCTTCTTCCTGATGGCCATCCTCGCCCCCAGCCTGATCGCGCCCGATCTCGCGAACAGCGCGCTCCCGCTCTACCTGAGCCGGCCGATCGACCGCCGCGACTACGTGCTCGGCAAGCTCGCCGTGCTGTTCGTCGTGGTGTCGCCGCCGACCTGGGTGATGGGGCTCGCCGTGTTCCTGCTCCAGACCTCGGAGGAGGGCCTGCGCTGGGGGCTGTCGAACTGGCGGATCGCGCTCGCCTACCTGGTCGGGCACCTGGTCTGGATCCTGGTCATCTCGCTGCTCGGGCTGGCGATCTCGGCCTGGGTGCGGTTCCGACCGGCGGCGCTGGGCGCCCTGTTCGCGCTGCTGTTCGTGCTGAGCGCGTTCGGGTCGGCGGTGAACGGCATCACGCGGACCGCGATCGGCGACGCTGCCCACCTGATCCGGGCCATCGCGAGCGTCGTCCAGCACCTGTTCAGCGCGCCGACCTCGAGCGGGCTGCCGGTGCTCGTCAACTGGTGCACGCTGGCTGCCGTCGCCCTGCTGTCGGCCGTGGTCCTGAACTGGAAGCTGCGGGCGCACGAGGTGGTGCGGTGAGCCCCGACACCATCACCCTGCGCGACGTCTCGAAGTTCTACGGCGAGGTCCTCGGCGTCAACCGGATCTCGCTCGACCTCAAGCCCGGCCTGACCGGGCTGGTCGGCCCCAACGGCTCCGGCAAGAGCACCCTGATGCACCTGCTGACCGGACTGCTGCGCCCCACCCGGGGCGAGATCTCGGTGCTGGGGCTGTCGCCCGCCGACCCGGAACGCCTGCTCGAGGTCGTCGGCTACTGCACCCAGTACGACTCGTTCCCGTCCGGGTCGACCGGCCTGTCCTTCCTTCGCCACTCCCTCGCGCTGCACGGGCTGCCCGCGGCCGAGGCCGACCGCCGTTCCTGGGAGCTGCTCGCGCAGGTCGGGCTGAGCGATGCCGCCCGCCGCCGGATTGCGGGTTACTCCAAGGGCATGCGGCAGCGGATCAAGCTCGCCCGCGCGCTGTGCCACGCGCCGCGCGTGCTGGTGCTCGACGAACCCCTCAATGGGCTCGACCCGATGGGCCGCGCCGAGATGATCCGGCTGTTCCAGGACCTGGCCGCGGACGGCCGCTTCGTGATCGTGTCCAGCCACATCCTGCACGAGGTCGGCGCGATCTGCGACGCCGTGGTCATGGTTCACGGCGGCTCGGTGGTTGCGGAGGGCCAGATCCGCACGGTGCGCGAGGAGATCACCAGCCAGCCGATCCAGGTCCTGGTCCGCTGCGACCGGCCGCAGGCGATCGCGGCGCGGGCCTTCACGTTCGACCACGTGGTCGAGGCCAAGCTGCTCGACGACGGGGCGAGCGTGCTGATCCGGACCCGGGACGCCGACGCCTTCTACGCCGCCCTCACCGGCATGGTCATCGAGTCGGGGGTGGCGGTGGAGACGGTGCTGCCGGCGGACGAGAGCATGGACGCCGTCTACGGTTACCTGATCGGCCAGCCGGGAGCCCCGACATGAGCGGCAATCGATGGACCCGGTCGCGGCGCCAGGCCTGGGCGGTCGCCCGTCACGAGATCAGGCTCGCGGTCTTCGGCCGCCGCGTGCTGCCGGTGCTGCTGCTCGTCGGCATGCCGCTCGCCCTGGCCGCCCTGCGAGCCGTCTTCCTCCCCGCCCGTCAGCGCCTCGACGTCGGGCACAGCACGGCCGACTTCGCCCAGATGTTCGCCCTGTTCCATCTCCGCTTCGTGGTCTTCTTCGCCTGCGCCCTGCTCTTCGCCAAGCTGTTCCGCGGCGAGATCCTCGAGCGCAGCCTGCACTACAGCCTGCTCGCGCCGGTGCGCCGGGCGGTCCTGGTCGTGGGCAAGTACCTGGGCGGCGTGATCGCGGCCTGGATCGTGCTGCTGACCAGCACCGGGCTCACATTCCTCCTGTTCCACCTTCCCCACGGCGCCGCCGGTGTGCGCCAGCTGCTGTCGCCGGCCGGCCTGTCCGACCTGGCCGGCTACCTCGCGGTGGTGGCGCTCGCCTGCTGCGCCTACGGCGCGGCGTTCCTGCTCGCCGGCCTCTACTTCGGCAACCCGATGGTGCCGGCGCTGATCTTCCTCGGCTGGGAGGTCGCCACCCCGTTCCTGCCGCCGGCGCTCAAGGCGCTCAGCTTCGTTCACTACCTGGGGTCGCTGCTGCCGGTCGCCCCGTCGCTCGGCCCGCTGGCGCTGCTCACGCGGCCGGTCGACCCCTGGCTCGCCGTCCTCGGCCTGCTCACCGCCACCGTGCTGCTGCTCGCCCTCGCGGTTCGCGTGGCCGGCCGGCTGGAGGTGACGTATGCCGCTGAGTGAGGATCTGGGGGCTGGGATCCAGGGGATAGGGACCCACTTTCGCTTCCGTTCCCGTCCCCGTTCCCGTTCCCGAGTCACTCAGCCGGCCTCGCCACCCTCCAGGGGATCGCCCGGGGGGAAGCCCAGGAAGACCGGTTCGGGCCGCAGCCGGACCCCGAAGAGTTCGCCGACCCTGGTCCGGATGCCGCGCGCAAGGCCAAGCAGCTCGCCGGTCGTCGCCCCCCCGCGGTTGACCAGGGCGAGCGCGTGCCGGGTCGAGATGCCGACCCGACCGGCGACGTGCCCCTTGCCGAACCCGGCGCGCTCGATCAGCCAGGCGGCCGGCACCTTGCGGCGGTCGCCGCCGGCCGGGAAGCTCGGTACCGCCTCGTCGATGCCCGCCGCCAGCGAGCGCTCCTGCACCGCCCGCAGCTCGTGCGGCGCCAGCACCGGGTTGACGAAGAACGAGCCGGCGCTGCGCCGGTTGGGATCGGCCGGGTCGATGACCATCGACTTCGAGCGCCGCAGCTCGAGCACCGCCCGGCGGACCGCCGCCAGCGACGGTGGGTGCCGTTCCACGGCGAGCGCGTTCGCGAGCTCCGGGTAGGCGATCGTCGGCGACCCCGCGGGCCGTAGCCGGAAGCTGACCGACACGACCACGAACCGGTCGGGCTGCTCGCGCAGCGTGCTGGTCCGGTAGCCGAGGCCGAGGTCCCGCGCCCCGAGCTCGACCACCTCCAGTGAGGCGCGGTCGATCGCCCGCACCCGCTCGATCGTGTCGCCGGCCTCCTGGCCGTAGGCGCCGACGTTCTGGATCGGCGTGGCGCCGGCCGTCCCGGGGATCCCCGACAGGCACTCCAGGCCGGCCCAGCCCTCACCGACGCAGCGCTCGACCAGCGCGTCCCACGGCTCGCCGGCCGCCGCCGTCACCAGCACCCCGCCGGCCTCGGCCTCAACCGCCACGCCGCACGCGACGACCCGCAGCACCAGGCCGTCGACGCCACTGTCGGCCACCACCACGTTGCTGCCGCCACCGAGCACGGTCACCGGCAGGCCGCGCTCGCGCGCCCAGCGCAGCGCGTCGACCACCGCTGCCGCGTCCCCCGCCTCGACCAGCCAGCGAGCCGGCCCGCCCAGCTCGAACGTGGTCAGCGGAGCCAGGGCGACGCCCCCGCGGAGCCCCCTCGGCGGACCGGCACTGGCGCTCATCACCGCGGCCAGTGTGCCCCACGCCGTGGCGCGCGGCAAGCGCGCGGCGGTCCGCCGTCGCCGCCTGCCGGGCCCGGCAGAGCCCGCTCGCCCGGCCGCCGGCGGTGGCCGCCGCACCGGCTGCGCCCGGAACCGCTACAATCCACCGGCTGGAGGGTCACGATGCGACTTCACGTCACCGCCGTCCTGGCCGCCCTGCTGGTCGCGCCGGCAGCGCTCGCCCAGATCGATGTTCCCGCTCCGGGTGTCGCACTGCCCGCCGCGGCCGCCCGCCACGCCGACGAGATCTCGGCCAAGCGCGCGCGCTTCGAGCGAGCTCTCGACCTCGGCACGGCGACGCCCAAGGGCTGGGCCCCGATTCCCGAGCCGTCCACCATCGACGTCACCCACTACGACCTCGACCTCGCCGTCGACATCGGCAGGCGGCTGCTCTCCGGCACCGCGCGGATCGAGGTCGCGGCGGCGAGAGACGCCCTGCGCGCGATCGCGCTCGACGCCGACCTCGGGCTGCGGGTGATCTCCGTGGTCCTGCTCGCCGACGGCCGGCACCCTGCCGACTCGCCCCGCTCACTGCCGTTCACCCACGCCGACGATCGGCTCACGGCCTGGTTGCCCGGCCCGCTCGACGCCGGCGACACGGTGACTCTCCTGATCTCCTACGGCGGCCGCGCCTCCCGCTTCGGCGACGGAGTCAACTGGTACTCCCACATGGGGTCGCCGGAGATCTTCACCTTCGCCGAGCCGTTCGGCGCCCGGGTCTGGTTCCCGTGCAACGACCGTCCCGACGACAAGGCCACC is a genomic window containing:
- the lspA gene encoding signal peptidase II → MRSALPWVTAALVVVLDRVTKMLVVDHLTVGSWTPVVPGLALTRVHNTGIAFSLFSDGSWLSRVLLHAVILTAVVLIAWMARRHGHHRLLAGFAFGLILGGAAGNLIDRVLYGWVIDFLHLWLRLGDRTWSWPDFNVADAAITVGAILLILNELLAGRGQPSHAPDPS
- a CDS encoding prolipoprotein diacylglyceryl transferase, coding for MHPILLDLGFFQVPSYGVLVALGVIAGLLTLKRRADRAGLDGARLVDVGLWLVIWALVGAKGLLVLVELPRYLRDPGELVGLVRAGGVFLGGFAAAVAAGVVLFRRYHLPVLATMDVFVPSVALGQAIGRVGCLMAGCCWGSRCDLPWAITYTDPAAAANVGTPLHVPLHPYPAYEALFNFALFVGLEALHRRRPAPGRVFAAYLLTYGAGRFALEWARGDAARGFVLSGALSTSQLISLGLVVLGTALLVRLPRRTPP
- a CDS encoding RluA family pseudouridine synthase, with protein sequence MSPLHRFSVPDRLAGERLDRCVAELHGQWSRSRVRRLLDDGRVLVNDQPAKPATIVAAGDRIEVDEPPLQPLGLAAEDIPLVILHEDEALLVLDKPPGLVIHPATGNRSGTLVNALLRHCSTLSGIGGVERPGIVHRLDKDTSGLMVVAKTERAHLSLSLAFRRREVEKRYLAVCFGAPAEPAGVIEGAVGRHPTERKRMAVVESGRPARTLYTVIERLSGTSLVECRPVTGRTHQIRVHLAHIGHALVGDQTYAGRQWRNLEDPRQRAACRDFPRQALHAWRLAFLHPVTGERHEFEAPPPADFLLLVEALRPGR
- a CDS encoding Rieske 2Fe-2S domain-containing protein — encoded protein: MQRIASTQDIPAGGLRFSYREGPFDEEGILLVTADGGVRAFKNQCRHLPTPLDHADPGELWDRDQRHLLCSSHGARYRPGDGLCVAGPCAGSHLKALPIVLRDGEVFLDTAKLGGFFAV
- a CDS encoding phenylalanine 4-monooxygenase; the encoded protein is MQDYVVSLEADHPGFHDPEYRRRRDQIARLAPPIDGNGEAQEVAYSDGERATWATVFKRLTALYPTHACAEFNQVIDALGYRADAIPQLPEVSRFLTERTGFRLQPVAGLVSPRQFLGKLARRVFCATQYIRHSSQPLYTPEPDLVHELMGHAPMLAIPEFADLSQKIGEGSERADDRQIEQLATLYWFTIEYGLLRTGGEVRAYGAGLLSSYGELEHALSGAVEIRRFDPDLAKDLRYPITTYQPMLWWVEEIAEAFAKMDAFVRGM
- a CDS encoding sigma-70 family RNA polymerase sigma factor — its product is MEAALARSQPSPPGQWLEPIYRRHAAAVMHTAYRITGSAADAEDVLQTVFVRLARRADPPDLDRGAAAYLRRAATNAALDLVRSRSVRTATALESAPAAAAADPAPGPDRLHHGHELGRRLRRAIAGLSRRHAEIFVLRYLEGLDNPAIAALFDTTPASIAVTLHRTRERLADELAPYLGGSP
- a CDS encoding FecR domain-containing protein, with the protein product MTDRHDDLERLDQATAAIRSDRLDDGVVDAATERVWQRISTDLERPIQGCADYQLLIPALVAGRLPAARALLVEDHTRACIACRRALIARRSAALGPVAEPAPPARRGLPRRALIAAAAIAAIGLIALAAGTVGNLVAGRSLTATVDSDGGALQRIDADLTLPLDRGAVVRARQLLRTGRDASAQLRLGDGSLVEVAPRSELELRAGLRGATVELRRGNIIVHAADQGAGRLTVATADCLVAVRGTIFAVDHGLKGSRVSVIEGEVEVRRGGRRDVLAPGDQITTSQRLEPVAIADQVAWSAHAEEHAALLRELYRLQRDVADAIAPRAPRTSSRLLDLVPGDTALYLALPNLADGLDQARTVLEQRLAASPALQGWWQDRMVATGADREIFAVLDRLQPLGEPIGDEVVVALSERGFGPGAGPLALAVLDDPAAFNALLRDELARANAAAGRPVLELVDEPSDHPPSTAGLLVWVDDDLVVAAPRVEQLRAVADRVKGSGGSGFAGSELGERLAEAYREGVTWVFGLDLRVLAAAGAAGPDDAGAVLMEQLGLADATTLVVSSSRDRERRAIRAAVDFDRPRRGIAGWLADPGPIGSLDFVSPGAGFAAAAVSKDAVVIFDELLAALSGIEPEVAGELARLEQEVGIDLRADLAAPLGGEAAFALDGPVVPIPSWKLIVEVYDPEALLHTIERVVAAANRQLAAHGRPGLELGETEIGGRRYHILRRPPDPVELAFVVVDGYLVAAPDAALIEHALQYRASGVTLPRSLAFQELLPSDGNADCSAVVWRNLGTLIESIPDAALGQLPPEARVAIESSGGPGLMCVYGSSDRILATAGGDDLLSGLPLLGVGRLLGGGPRPHGEPSEPLSSPG